Below is a window of Allomuricauda ruestringensis DSM 13258 DNA.
GATGATACGGTCGGCCCTCCGTTGATTTTTGTCGGCAACCCCGGAGAAACACAAGAGATCACTGTGCCGATAACGGATGATGCGATAGTCGAGGCTGATGAGACCTTCGAGGTGGCTTTAGGTACACCGACCAATGGAGTGGGTGTCAGCGGTTCCCCTGCGTCGGGCACGATCCAGAACGATGATACTCCAGTTGTGTCAATCATTGCAACAGATGATACAGCAGCTGAACTTGGTACGGAAGAGGGGGTATTTACAGTGGATATTGGTGCGGTTAATGAAACAGGTTCACCAATAACAATAAATTATGTAGTTTCGGGAGATGCTACACCAGATGATGATTATGAGGCGTTATTGGGTAGTGTGGATGTTATTGATGATCAGCAGACTGCGGTTATTACGGTTAATCCTATAGACGATAATCTCACAGAATTGGATGAAGAGGTAATAGTAACTCTTGATACTGGTGCTGACTATACTATTGGTTCGCCAAACAGTGCTACAGTAACCATAACCAGTGAGGATGATAATCAACCTAGTGGGTATACAGTGACCATTAATCAAGATCCGATTAATATTACCAATGAAGAAAATGTTAGTTTTTCTTTTTCCAGTGCTCCAACATTTCTTACCACGTTCGATTATACATTTACCAGTGATGGTGATGGCAATACATTATCCGTAACAGGTAGTGGAACAGTTCTTACATCGGATAGAACTGTTTCCAATATTGATTTGAGCGGTCTGCCGGATGGTGTGATTACTCTTACGGTAACCATTACCAATGTTTTGGGCACAGAAGGACCAGAAACCACTGATATTGCCATAAAAGATACAGCCGTGCCAACAGGGTATAGTGTGACGATAGATCAGAACTTAATTGATTCAGACAATGAGGATGATGTAAGCTTTACGTTTACAAATGCCATTTCTGGTACAGATTACGATTATACCTTCAGCAGTGACGGGGGCGGTACAGATGTTACAGGTTCAGGAACGGTTTCTACAGCCAACGAACAAATAACAGGGATTGACTTAAGTGGTCTTGCAGATGGTACAATTACTTTGGATGTAACCCTAAGTAATGATAATGGATCGGGACCACTAGCTAGCGATATGGCTACTAAACTTGTTGCAGTACCATCAGGGTATGGTGTGACTATAGACCAAGACCCTATCAATTCGGTGAATGATACCAATATTGGTTTTACCTTTTCAGGAGCAGAAGTAGATGCCGATTACGAATATACGTTCAGCAGCAGCGGGGGAGGTACAAATGTTATCGGTTCTGGGACGATATCCGCAGCAAACGAACAAATAACAGGGGTAAATTTAAGTGGTCTAGGCAACGGCACCATTACGCTTTCCGTAATATTATCAAATACTAATGGAGATGGAGATGTTGCAGAAGATACCGCAATCAAAGAAACCTGTTATGCAGGAACAACAGCCCCATCACTTAACGATACAGGTAAGGAATTCTGTGTGGAAACCTTAGATGATTTTACTCAGGATTTGGATAATTATGTAGATGAAGCTGCACCAATTGGAACAGAATTGGTTTGGAGCTCAAACCCTGACTCAAGTGTAGCAGCAGATTATTTGGCTTCGAGTGTTGTAACAGGCACACAGGTGGTCAATAACAACACCTATTACGGATTTTATTACGATAGTTTAAACAATTGTGCTAGCCCCAATACGGTAACGGTGCAGCTATCGGTAAACGAAGAACCCAATCCTGGAACCACAACTGGGGCCAGTGTTTGTGCTGATTCTTCGAACGGTGGCACCACTATTGATTTGGACAATCAACTTTCGGGAGCAGATCCAGGGCTTTGGAGTATCACTACGGACCCATCAGGTGGAGCTATAACCATTGATGCGGACAATGTGGTAAACTTTGATGGTCAACCTTTGGGCGATTATATTTTTACTTATACAGCTACGGCATCAGGTATTTGTGCCGACCAAACCGTAGAGTTGATCGTTACTGTTGACGATTGTTCCGGTCCTTGCAATGCTGGAAATACGGCCCCAACGTTTAACGGGGATGATACCACCATAGAATTTTGTGATGAAGTAAGCACGGATTTGAGCAGTTATGTTACAGGTACAGCGCCATCGGGCAGTGAGCTCATTTGGAGTACAAGTTCGGTTCCTTCGGAAACAGGAGCACACCTTAATAGCAGCAATGTAGTGGAACCTGGAACCTATTACGGCTTTTACTACGATGAAACAAACGATTGCGGTAGCCCTGTATTGGCTATCACCTTAGTGCGTAATTTCACCCCTACAGTTGATACGACCACTGGTGATTCCAGTTGTGATGCCGCTACGTTAATATTAACAGCTAGTGCATCCGTAGCAGATGAGAGTACCATCAATTACACATGGTACGATGCCCCAACAGGCGGAAATATTGTTGGTACAAGTGCTACATAC
It encodes the following:
- a CDS encoding Calx-beta domain-containing protein; translated protein: MDKLKLIELVMSTLYKNAPNKPRTTIGRGGLLFVVFLLLGIGVGFGQINVQFSQATSSDVEANGGNLPELIVSGGMLGTDTSVTVTDDGTGSADAGTDYSFSSPQVVVIPADDYSSTTIIPITGLSITEDSDVESDEDINFSLSTSDGTLTLGPQITTTYTINNDDGATVNILNTTNGSENGAGSVTDGVLTVTQTAISSTDTDVNYSITDGTATENIDFTATGTVTIFAGDTTADIVLSVIEDAIVEGNETVEVTLTGTSNGSITLDPSPANLTATNTILDDDSATLTMTNVSVSEDVAGGDLVFTVTLDNEVAGGTDVTYTFTDVTATGGVDYDNTGSALNFVGDPGETQEITVPITNDAIVEADETFEVVLGTPTNGVGVSGSPATGTITNDDSATLTITDVSATEDVAAGNMVFTVTLDNAVFGGTEVAYSFSDDTATGGVDYDDTVGPPLIFVGNPGETQEITVPITDDAIVEADETFEVALGTPTNGVGVSGSPASGTIQNDDTPVVSIIATDDTAAELGTEEGVFTVDIGAVNETGSPITINYVVSGDATPDDDYEALLGSVDVIDDQQTAVITVNPIDDNLTELDEEVIVTLDTGADYTIGSPNSATVTITSEDDNQPSGYTVTINQDPINITNEENVSFSFSSAPTFLTTFDYTFTSDGDGNTLSVTGSGTVLTSDRTVSNIDLSGLPDGVITLTVTITNVLGTEGPETTDIAIKDTAVPTGYSVTIDQNLIDSDNEDDVSFTFTNAISGTDYDYTFSSDGGGTDVTGSGTVSTANEQITGIDLSGLADGTITLDVTLSNDNGSGPLASDMATKLVAVPSGYGVTIDQDPINSVNDTNIGFTFSGAEVDADYEYTFSSSGGGTNVIGSGTISAANEQITGVNLSGLGNGTITLSVILSNTNGDGDVAEDTAIKETCYAGTTAPSLNDTGKEFCVETLDDFTQDLDNYVDEAAPIGTELVWSSNPDSSVAADYLASSVVTGTQVVNNNTYYGFYYDSLNNCASPNTVTVQLSVNEEPNPGTTTGASVCADSSNGGTTIDLDNQLSGADPGLWSITTDPSGGAITIDADNVVNFDGQPLGDYIFTYTATASGICADQTVELIVTVDDCSGPCNAGNTAPTFNGDDTTIEFCDEVSTDLSSYVTGTAPSGSELIWSTSSVPSETGAHLNSSNVVEPGTYYGFYYDETNDCGSPVLAITLVRNFTPTVDTTTGDSSCDAATLILTASASVADESTINYTWYDAPTGGNIVGTSATYTTNTLTETTSFYVSASANGCESERVEVIATIDNELSPGVPIEGLTVCNVSSDEGPTSFDLDDGLMGQDAGTWAVVTDPSNGEIVLDADNTVDFTGLPSGAYVFEYTTDTVGSCADTSSAQVTITVQDCISNEAIDLAITKTVQGNSSYLVGEEIVFVISVENVDGNTVTDIVISDVLDEDFEFIDAEASIGNYDANTGEWTIAQLEATDAEASLTITVRATNAGDISNTATLESSIPADNEITDNNSDSVTVTINRNQCEDPGTICTIFSPNSDGRNDTLTLVNHEDFEDNTFEVFDRYGNSVFQMDGYDSSWDGTGKNGDLPKGTYFYILDLNGDGTDVVKGWIQIVRNN